A single Agrococcus sp. ARC_14 DNA region contains:
- a CDS encoding Lrp/AsnC family transcriptional regulator, protein MDRIDHGIIDQLRLNARAGYADIGAEVGLSASAVKRRIDRLIADGVIRGFTVQIDPKVEGLATEAYVELFCRGTVSPSDLKRMLSGVPEVIEASTVTGTADAIVMMRARDVIAFEEALEKVRAAASVDHTTSAILLSKLISRHAG, encoded by the coding sequence ATGGACCGCATCGACCACGGCATCATCGATCAGCTGCGCCTCAATGCCCGCGCGGGCTACGCCGACATCGGGGCGGAGGTCGGCCTGTCGGCCTCCGCGGTGAAGCGCCGCATCGATCGGCTCATCGCCGACGGCGTCATCCGCGGCTTCACCGTGCAGATCGACCCCAAGGTCGAGGGGCTCGCCACGGAGGCGTACGTCGAGCTGTTCTGCCGCGGCACCGTCTCTCCCTCCGACCTCAAGCGCATGCTCTCCGGCGTGCCCGAGGTGATCGAGGCGAGCACCGTCACCGGCACGGCCGACGCGATCGTCATGATGCGCGCGCGCGATGTGATCGCCTTCGAGGAGGCGCTCGAGAAGGTGCGCGCGGCCGCCTCGGTCGACCACACGACCTCGGCGATCCTGCTCTCGAAGCTCATCAGCCGGCACGCGGGGTAG
- a CDS encoding WXG100 family type VII secretion target, with protein sequence MSDFGASYSEMESVAGKLDTGKEDISGVLKDLKSQVDTLLGEDFKTQHASGKFGEGYEELTTGLDQAIEGISDMGEALRGMMQAIQSLDEQLAGS encoded by the coding sequence ATGAGCGACTTCGGAGCTTCTTATTCTGAGATGGAGTCTGTGGCGGGCAAGCTCGACACGGGCAAGGAGGACATCTCGGGTGTGCTCAAGGACCTGAAGAGCCAGGTCGACACGCTGCTGGGTGAGGACTTCAAGACGCAGCACGCGTCTGGCAAGTTCGGTGAGGGCTATGAGGAGCTCACGACTGGTCTTGACCAGGCGATCGAGGGCATCTCTGACATGGGTGAGGCGCTGCGCGGCATGATGCAGGCCATCCAGTCGCTCGACGAGCAGCTCGCCGGCAGCTGA
- a CDS encoding NUDIX domain-containing protein, giving the protein MDVITVSAICFEREDGAVLTVRKRGTTAWMLPGGKPEGGETAAECAVREVHEELGVEIALDRIEPMGDFSTRAANEAGFALRASVFRTRDAIEPRALAEIEAVRWIDPAVGIDDAAEAPLNRELVFPLLLAERARRA; this is encoded by the coding sequence ATGGACGTCATCACCGTGTCGGCGATCTGCTTCGAGCGTGAGGACGGCGCCGTGCTGACGGTCCGCAAGCGCGGCACGACGGCGTGGATGCTGCCGGGGGGCAAGCCCGAGGGCGGCGAGACGGCGGCGGAGTGCGCCGTGCGCGAGGTGCACGAGGAGCTGGGCGTCGAGATCGCGCTCGACCGGATCGAGCCGATGGGCGACTTCTCCACGCGCGCCGCGAACGAGGCCGGCTTCGCCCTGCGCGCCAGCGTGTTCCGCACGCGCGACGCTATCGAGCCACGGGCACTGGCCGAGATCGAGGCGGTGCGCTGGATCGACCCCGCCGTGGGCATCGACGACGCGGCGGAGGCGCCGCTGAATCGCGAGCTGGTGTTCCCGCTCCTGCTGGCCGAACGGGCTCGCCGGGCCTAG
- a CDS encoding FAD-dependent monooxygenase, translating into MTQTAIIVGAGLGGLAAARGLEAAGWQVRVLEAAPQVRALGAGITITENGVAALDELGVGDAVRAAAVRALPEGIFTDQGTPLQQGIRADSSAVHAIHRATLLEILQGDREVETGMRVVSASDATDGRPSVTIEHGAADPDSSDARSERERRKDRGRGTKLGRRLHRVLEPGDDPIDSKAEARASKQQVRAVEAARFETIEADLIVGADGIDSAVRGALWPKARTDYSGATTWFGVVQAEADSPAGPRMYLGRGAEFGMEPIDGGRIYWWGMAFARMGRRADDEIQAAVEQFDDWAPEVRDHIAATPLQGIVRRDLWSLATRLRSYHRPGVVLIGDAAHAMLPTFGQGGNSTFEDAATLGILLEDHSLEQALVEYDRERIGRTQRFQRISERLARTNTRMRSPLLVAARNGLLNLTPALASEIAGDWMLAWRSPRHTS; encoded by the coding sequence ATGACGCAGACCGCCATCATCGTCGGAGCAGGACTCGGCGGGCTCGCCGCCGCTCGCGGGCTCGAGGCCGCAGGCTGGCAGGTGCGCGTGCTCGAGGCGGCACCGCAGGTGCGTGCGCTGGGCGCCGGCATCACCATCACCGAGAACGGCGTCGCCGCCCTCGACGAGCTCGGCGTGGGCGATGCGGTGCGCGCCGCCGCCGTGCGGGCGCTGCCGGAGGGCATCTTCACCGATCAGGGAACGCCGCTGCAGCAGGGCATCCGTGCCGACTCCAGCGCCGTCCACGCCATCCACCGCGCCACGTTGCTCGAGATCCTGCAGGGCGACCGCGAGGTCGAGACCGGCATGCGCGTCGTGAGCGCCTCCGACGCCACCGACGGCCGCCCGAGCGTCACGATCGAGCACGGCGCCGCCGACCCCGACTCATCCGATGCCCGCTCCGAGCGCGAGCGCCGCAAGGATCGCGGCCGCGGCACGAAGCTCGGTCGCCGCCTGCACCGCGTGCTCGAGCCCGGCGACGACCCCATCGACAGCAAGGCCGAGGCACGCGCCTCGAAGCAGCAGGTGCGCGCCGTCGAGGCCGCCCGCTTCGAGACCATCGAGGCCGACCTGATCGTCGGCGCCGACGGCATCGACTCGGCGGTCCGCGGGGCGCTCTGGCCCAAGGCCCGCACCGACTACTCGGGCGCCACCACGTGGTTCGGCGTCGTGCAGGCAGAGGCAGATTCGCCCGCCGGCCCGCGCATGTACCTCGGTCGCGGCGCCGAGTTCGGCATGGAGCCCATCGACGGCGGCCGCATCTACTGGTGGGGGATGGCCTTCGCCCGCATGGGTCGACGTGCCGACGACGAGATCCAGGCGGCGGTCGAGCAGTTCGACGACTGGGCGCCCGAGGTGCGCGACCACATCGCCGCGACCCCGCTGCAGGGCATCGTCCGCCGCGACCTCTGGTCGCTCGCGACCCGCCTGCGCTCCTACCACCGCCCCGGCGTCGTGCTCATCGGCGACGCCGCGCACGCCATGCTCCCCACGTTCGGCCAGGGAGGCAACAGCACCTTCGAGGATGCCGCGACGCTGGGCATCCTGCTCGAGGACCACTCGCTCGAGCAGGCGCTCGTCGAGTACGACCGTGAGCGCATCGGCCGCACGCAGCGCTTCCAGCGCATCTCGGAGCGGCTCGCCCGCACCAACACGCGCATGCGCAGCCCGCTGCTCGTCGCGGCGCGCAACGGCCTGCTCAACCTGACGCCGGCGCTCGCCAGCGAGATCGCGGGCGACTGGATGCTCGCCTGGCGCTCGCCCCGTCACACCAGCTGA
- a CDS encoding carbonic anhydrase encodes MDTAFDDLLAHNRDFAASFDLQGFDGVARAGVAMVTCMDSRLDPLGMIGLAPGDAKILRNPGGRVTDRVLVALVLGAHLLGVDRVLVVEHTRCAMASKSEHELLADISRSHGADASWLDLGAIDNQRVALAEDVQRVLSHPLIGERVSVGGFLYDVDTGVMQQVA; translated from the coding sequence ATGGACACCGCCTTCGACGACCTGCTCGCGCACAACCGTGACTTCGCCGCCTCGTTCGACCTGCAGGGCTTCGACGGCGTCGCACGCGCGGGCGTCGCGATGGTGACGTGCATGGATTCGCGGCTCGACCCCCTTGGCATGATCGGCCTGGCCCCCGGCGACGCGAAGATCCTGCGCAATCCCGGCGGCCGCGTCACCGACCGCGTGCTCGTCGCGCTCGTGCTGGGTGCGCACCTGCTGGGCGTCGACCGGGTGCTCGTCGTCGAGCACACGCGCTGCGCCATGGCCTCGAAGTCGGAGCACGAGCTGCTCGCCGACATCTCGCGCTCGCACGGGGCGGATGCGTCGTGGCTCGACCTGGGCGCGATCGACAACCAGCGGGTCGCCCTGGCGGAGGACGTGCAGCGCGTGCTCTCGCACCCCCTGATCGGCGAGCGGGTGAGCGTCGGCGGCTTCCTCTACGACGTCGACACTGGCGTCATGCAGCAGGTCGCCTGA
- a CDS encoding aminotransferase class I/II-fold pyridoxal phosphate-dependent enzyme, whose protein sequence is MANPFERVPLADLRQRTSIKWRFFEPDVLPMWVAEMDVVPAEAVTRAVTDAMTRGDTGYPHGDAYAEAFARFAEARWGAQVDVPRTALVSDVMMGAFELIRLLTPPSGSVIVTSPVYPPFHAYSRHAERKVVEAALGADLRLDLAAVEEACARVGDAGAVLLLCNPHNPTGTVHTRAELEAVAQLAARFNVRVISDEVHAPLIFDAEFTPYWTVDPRGFSLASASKAWNLAGLRTALIVGGSEAGEDLGRIAEVVSHGPSHIASIAHVAAFDDGREWLDEVLQGLRDNRALLASMLAEHAPRIRWQPGEATFLAWLDCRDTRVADPGSRADAGYIGLSTGPSKAFLERARVGLNAGEAFGTGGENHVRFNLGTRPDVIEDAVRRMGTVA, encoded by the coding sequence ATGGCGAATCCCTTCGAGCGCGTGCCCCTGGCCGACCTGCGGCAGCGCACCAGCATCAAGTGGCGGTTCTTCGAGCCCGACGTGCTGCCGATGTGGGTGGCAGAGATGGATGTGGTGCCTGCCGAGGCCGTGACGCGTGCCGTCACCGACGCGATGACGCGCGGCGACACGGGCTACCCCCACGGCGATGCGTACGCGGAGGCCTTCGCGCGCTTCGCCGAGGCGCGCTGGGGCGCGCAGGTCGACGTGCCGCGCACCGCCCTGGTGAGCGACGTGATGATGGGCGCCTTCGAGCTCATCCGCCTGCTCACGCCGCCGAGCGGCTCGGTGATCGTGACGAGCCCGGTCTACCCGCCGTTCCACGCGTATTCGCGGCATGCGGAGCGCAAGGTCGTGGAGGCAGCGCTGGGCGCCGACCTGCGGCTCGACCTCGCCGCCGTCGAGGAAGCCTGCGCGCGGGTCGGTGACGCCGGCGCCGTGCTGCTGCTCTGCAACCCGCACAACCCGACCGGCACGGTGCACACGCGCGCCGAGCTGGAGGCGGTCGCGCAGCTCGCCGCCCGCTTCAACGTGCGCGTGATCTCGGACGAGGTGCACGCGCCGCTGATCTTCGATGCCGAGTTCACGCCCTACTGGACGGTCGATCCGCGCGGCTTCTCGCTCGCGAGCGCGTCGAAGGCATGGAACCTCGCGGGCCTGCGCACCGCCCTGATCGTCGGCGGCAGCGAGGCCGGCGAGGATCTCGGCCGCATCGCGGAGGTCGTCAGCCACGGCCCTTCGCACATCGCGTCGATCGCGCACGTCGCCGCCTTCGACGACGGCCGCGAGTGGCTCGACGAGGTGCTGCAGGGTCTGCGGGACAACCGCGCGCTGCTCGCCAGCATGCTCGCCGAGCACGCGCCGCGCATCCGCTGGCAGCCGGGCGAGGCGACCTTCCTCGCCTGGCTCGACTGTCGCGACACCCGCGTCGCCGATCCCGGCTCGCGCGCCGACGCCGGCTACATCGGTCTCTCGACCGGCCCCTCGAAGGCGTTCCTCGAGCGGGCGCGCGTCGGGCTCAACGCGGGCGAGGCCTTCGGCACCGGCGGCGAGAACCACGTGCGCTTCAACCTCGGCACCCGGCCAGACGTCATCGAGGATGCGGTGCGGCGGATGGGCACGGTCGCCTGA
- a CDS encoding nucleoside hydrolase encodes MTTTSSLTTVLLDVDTGIDDALALFTAALSNEIDLVGCTIVWGNVDVEQGARNTSEVLQLAGHGDVPIALGAAGPRDGSRAVFSPEVHGADGLGGCADRAHAPVLSRDGAADETAVEMMLRLSHAHAGSLEIVAVGPLTNLAAALDADPTLPERIRQVTIMGGAALAPGNVSETAEANIWHDPEAAQVVFDAPWELTMVGLDVTMTSLITDEHRARLAAGGAIGRFSSAILDYYLAYYESFSGERASGNHDALALAVATGLVKTTFSPIVDVTVDCSDGPARGRTVTTLEGEWGQWPERDGARHRVVMEVEPGFEERMIELLATA; translated from the coding sequence GTGACCACCACATCCTCCCTGACGACCGTGCTCCTCGACGTCGACACGGGCATCGACGACGCTCTCGCCCTCTTCACCGCCGCGCTCTCGAACGAGATCGACCTCGTCGGCTGCACCATCGTGTGGGGCAACGTCGATGTCGAGCAGGGCGCCCGCAACACCTCAGAGGTGCTGCAGCTGGCGGGCCACGGCGACGTGCCCATCGCGCTCGGCGCGGCCGGCCCCCGCGACGGCTCGCGCGCGGTCTTCTCGCCGGAGGTGCACGGTGCAGACGGGCTGGGCGGATGCGCAGATCGGGCACACGCGCCGGTGCTGTCCCGCGACGGAGCCGCTGACGAGACTGCGGTCGAGATGATGCTGCGCCTCAGCCACGCGCACGCAGGCTCGCTCGAGATCGTCGCGGTCGGCCCGCTCACCAACCTCGCAGCGGCGCTGGACGCCGACCCGACGCTGCCGGAGCGCATCCGCCAGGTCACGATCATGGGCGGCGCAGCGCTCGCACCCGGCAACGTCAGCGAGACGGCGGAGGCCAACATCTGGCACGACCCTGAGGCCGCCCAGGTCGTCTTCGACGCCCCGTGGGAGCTCACGATGGTGGGGCTCGACGTGACGATGACCTCGCTCATCACCGACGAGCATCGTGCCCGACTGGCGGCAGGCGGAGCGATCGGTCGGTTCTCGTCGGCGATCCTCGACTACTACCTGGCCTACTACGAGAGCTTCTCGGGGGAGCGCGCCTCCGGCAACCACGACGCGCTCGCGCTCGCCGTGGCGACCGGGCTCGTCAAGACCACGTTCTCGCCGATCGTCGATGTGACGGTCGACTGCTCCGACGGCCCGGCGCGCGGCCGCACGGTCACGACCCTCGAGGGCGAGTGGGGGCAGTGGCCCGAGCGCGACGGCGCACGCCACCGGGTCGTGATGGAGGTCGAGCCCGGCTTCGAGGAGCGCATGATCGAGCTGCTCGCAACCGCGTAG
- a CDS encoding GNAT family N-acetyltransferase: MFGDPDLPQREGARLRSAWAEALGATPSALEGTGITRVERADLGAVIVLVLGAATVVAAPPSAKRAIAALPLAALHDVEAIAAALPGSRAIGTAHLLFTGTRPAHPAHAVVPATSLDVAAVGAAMDEDEWAEAGVQGMERRWAVHDEQHAAAVAGYQRWHGTIAHVGVAAVPEHRRRGYASSAAAGAVSAAIDAGFVAQWRCRVGNEASLRLADRLGFTRLGTQSAVVLHDG; this comes from the coding sequence ATGTTCGGCGATCCCGATCTGCCGCAGCGCGAGGGCGCGCGCCTGCGCTCCGCGTGGGCCGAGGCGCTCGGTGCGACACCGTCGGCGCTGGAGGGCACGGGCATCACGCGCGTCGAGCGGGCCGACCTCGGAGCCGTGATCGTGCTGGTGCTGGGAGCGGCGACGGTCGTCGCGGCTCCGCCGAGTGCCAAGCGCGCGATCGCGGCGCTGCCGCTGGCGGCGCTGCACGACGTCGAGGCGATCGCGGCTGCGCTGCCCGGCTCGCGCGCGATCGGCACCGCACACCTGCTGTTCACGGGGACGCGCCCCGCGCATCCGGCGCACGCCGTCGTGCCCGCCACGTCACTCGACGTCGCCGCGGTGGGAGCTGCGATGGACGAGGACGAGTGGGCGGAGGCGGGCGTGCAGGGGATGGAGCGCCGCTGGGCCGTGCACGATGAGCAGCATGCGGCGGCCGTCGCCGGCTACCAGCGCTGGCATGGCACGATCGCGCACGTCGGCGTCGCAGCGGTGCCGGAGCACCGTAGGCGGGGCTACGCCTCCTCCGCCGCAGCCGGTGCCGTGAGCGCCGCGATCGACGCCGGCTTCGTCGCGCAGTGGCGCTGCCGTGTGGGCAACGAGGCGTCGCTGCGGCTGGCCGACCGGCTTGGGTTCACTCGCCTCGGAACGCAATCAGCGGTGGTGCTGCACGACGGCTGA
- a CDS encoding AraC family transcriptional regulator, with protein sequence MWESRDGRGAAVRTVWRARVEESSTYVVAGSEHWGISFVRRAGALSAELDGPRLDARSVVSVEGEEYWGVELAPFVVVPGASKQTMLGETQPLRVAAGRVRVGERAVLVPAFDELEDWVQGLVDSEALRIDDDIRAALSDGVRVGASGRTWQRRFRSSVGLTGKQVEQVRRAEQAYALLQAGSTPAEAAAACGFADQSHLTRSLRLIRGRTPASILAAARVRPARD encoded by the coding sequence GTGTGGGAGAGCCGGGACGGTCGAGGGGCGGCGGTCCGCACGGTCTGGCGCGCGCGGGTTGAGGAGTCGAGCACGTATGTGGTGGCCGGCTCGGAGCATTGGGGCATCTCGTTCGTACGCCGCGCGGGTGCGCTCAGCGCGGAGCTCGACGGCCCGCGGCTCGACGCGCGCTCGGTCGTGAGCGTCGAGGGCGAGGAGTACTGGGGCGTCGAGCTTGCGCCCTTCGTCGTGGTGCCCGGCGCCTCGAAGCAGACGATGCTGGGCGAGACGCAGCCGTTGCGGGTCGCCGCCGGGCGCGTGCGGGTCGGCGAGCGTGCGGTGCTCGTGCCGGCCTTCGACGAGCTGGAGGACTGGGTGCAGGGGCTCGTCGACTCGGAAGCGCTGCGCATCGACGACGACATCCGTGCGGCGCTCTCCGACGGTGTGCGCGTCGGCGCTTCTGGCCGCACCTGGCAGCGCAGGTTCCGTAGCAGCGTGGGACTCACCGGCAAGCAGGTCGAGCAGGTGCGGCGGGCAGAGCAGGCCTACGCGCTGCTGCAGGCCGGCAGCACCCCCGCCGAGGCTGCGGCCGCCTGCGGCTTCGCCGACCAATCGCACCTCACGCGCAGCCTGCGACTGATCCGCGGGCGCACGCCCGCATCGATCCTGGCGGCGGCTCGGGTGCGGCCGGCGCGA